CACCTTTGAATACCAAATCATCCGGAGCGACCGGCAGCTGCCCAAGTGGCTGGACCGAACGGCTCTCGTGCACTTCATCCACTCAACCATGACTCCGTGGCAGGACACCCAAGGGGATATTTCCCGTGGGCTGGATTACGCTTTTTCGAAAGAGTCCGGGAAAGGTGGATTTCTTGTATTGGCAACACGCAGGGAAGAACTTTGCGGCATGTTGCTCATGCTAAACACGGGCATGGGGGGGTATGTACCTGAAAATCTACTTCTTTTTGTCTCTGTCGATCCCAAGCTAAGGGGGCATGGATTGGGCACGAAAATCATCGACCGTGCGCTGAAGGAATGCAAAGGCGCGGTCAAACTGCACGTGGACTTTGAGAATCCGGCGAAAAGACTATACGAGCGGATCGGATTCACTCACAAATATGCCGAAATGAGGCTCGCGCGATGAATCGCGTAACCATTGACGCCGCGGCGCTGCGGCACAACATCCACATTATTGACGGCTGGATGAAAGAACATCAGGCCGAGTGGGCGCTCGTGGCTAAAGCTATATGCGGCCACCCAGAAACTATCTCCGCGCTCTCTAAAATGGGAGTGGGGGCCTTCGCCGATTCACGCCTTCGGAATTTGCGCGCGATTCGCAACAACGCACCCGGCAAAGGCATCTGGTATCTCAGGCTTCCGCACCTCGGAGCGGTCTCCGAAGTTATTTCCATGACGGACGTCAGCCTTAACAGTGAAGAAGAAGTCATAGTCGAGCTGAACGAGGAAGCGGGCAGGCAGGGCAAAAGTCACGGCATCATTGTGATGATTGAAGTCGGGGACTTGCGCGAAGGAATTGTGCCGGGCCGGCTGGTGGAATTCTATGAGAATATCTTCCGGCTGCCGAACATCCGCGTACTTGGTATCGGCGCGAACATCGGGTGTTTGTCGGGTGCGGTGCCGAACCCAGATCAGTTCATGCAGCTTGCGCTGTACAAAGAGCTGTTGGAACTCAAATTCAAGAAGAAACTCCCGTTGATTTCGGCCGGAGCTTCTTCAGCCCTTCCCTTGCTTCTGGAAGGCGGTCTGCCGCAGGGAATAAACCACTTCAGAATCGGCGAAGCTGTGTTCTTGGGGACAGACCTTGTGCGCGGCGGGATTCTGCCGGGATTGCGCAGCGACGCGATTACGCTTGAAGTTGAGGTCATCGAAATCAAGGAAAAGAGCTTGATTCCGATGGGCGACACAAGTCTAATCACACCGTTTGAAACCAGTTTCGAACAGCCCGACATCGAAGGCAGCGCGACGCGGCGGGGCTATCGCGCGATTGTCTCGATTGGCCAATTGGATACGGATATTGGCGGGCTGACTCCGCGCAACCCGCAATTCAAAATTGCGGGTGCGTCGAGTGACGTCACGGTGCTGAACATCGGCGAAGAAGACATGGGGATGAAACTCGGCGACGTCGTGAAATTCGACGTGAACTATTCCGCCCTTGTCAGACTTATGAACAACAGTTACACTGAGCGCGTGCTCCTCCCGGAACCGGAGCGCGCGCGTGCCAAAGTGGAATTGGCTCACGCATAATAGAATTCTCGAGAAAAGAAACGGCCTCGTGTGAAACACACGAGGCCGTTTTAGTTGGCAGGAATTGCTCTTAGTTGCCGAGCAGTGCTTCCACGCGCGCCTGCAAGGCGTGCTTGGGAAGCGCACCGATCTGGCGGTCGATCATTTCGCCGTCCTTGAAGAACAGCAGCGTCGGAATCGAGCTGATATGGAACTGGCGGCTGACGGCCGGCGATTGATCCACGTCAATTTTTGCGAAGGCGACGCGGCCGGAATATTCGTTGGCCAAATCTTCTACGATCGGCGCAATCATTCGGCACGGACCACACCAGTCCGCATAGCAATCCACGATCAAAATCTTGTTTGACTTCACCGTGTCGACGAACGACTGGTCGGTGACTTTGAGCACTGCATTGGCAGCGGCATTCGACATAAGCGTCACTCCAAAATTAGGATATTATTTTAGGCGGAAGCAGCAAGAGCTTACAGTAAGCTTTGGATCTTCTGCTCAAAGAATTCTTTGGGCCGGTAACCCACTACGGTCTCGGCAATTTCTCCGTCCTTGCCGATAATAAAGAGCGTCGGAATCGAGCGCGGACGGCCGAAAACTTGCGCCGCTTCGTCGCCAAAAATACCGACAGGGTAGTTAATTTTCATTTGGTCGGAAAAAGCCTGCACCTTGGGCGCGCCTTCCCGGGCAAACGCGAGACCGACGATTTCAACCTTACCTTGATATTCGTTGTAAAGGTCGATCAGGTGCGGAATCCCTTTGCGGCACGGACCGCACCACGTATCCCACACGTCAACGAGGACGACTTTACCGTAGTATTGGCGTGCATCGACGGTTTCACCAGCGGTCGTCTTGTAAGTAAAATTCAGTTTCTTGGCATCGTCCACTTTGACCGCGGCTTGCTTGGAGCCGGATTGGCCGCAGCCGATAGAGGCCAACATCATCGTTGCCAGAGCGAGTGACAGAAGTGTTTTCATTGAGACTTTCGATTTAAACTTGCGAAGGGCTTTTTTCATTCATCAGCTCCCGGATCAAATGGTGAACGGTTGACCTTAGGGGTTGGTTCCTAATTCAAGAAGATACGAAAATTTGACCGGATTCACAAGCCGACACAAGTGATTCGTGACAGACTTGTTTAATCATGAAATTCTTGAAGTTGAACATGATTACCCGTTTGTGAAACCGACCGTTTGGTACGAAATTCCTGCCACAGAGTCATGCCGCAGGCTTCATAAAAATCGGTCACACCGCTGCGTTCGACAATGCCAATGTCGATTCGACAAGTCTACCTTTTCACAAGAAAAAACTAAATGACTTAGTCACATGCTGGCGAAAATCAAGATTGATTCGCAGTCGAAAGGCCGCAGGCGACTGTCGCAAAATTCTTGAGCAGGTTGTCGCCTTCGGGAGTTAGGATTGATTCGGGATGAAACTGCACACCCTCAATGGCGAGGGATCTGTGCCTCAGTCCCATGATTTCTCCGTCCTTTGTGCGCGAAGTTATCTCGAGTTCCGCTGGGAAA
This region of Calditrichota bacterium genomic DNA includes:
- a CDS encoding GNAT family N-acetyltransferase yields the protein MQSTASTAAAPKTDSTFEYQIIRSDRQLPKWLDRTALVHFIHSTMTPWQDTQGDISRGLDYAFSKESGKGGFLVLATRREELCGMLLMLNTGMGGYVPENLLLFVSVDPKLRGHGLGTKIIDRALKECKGAVKLHVDFENPAKRLYERIGFTHKYAEMRLAR
- a CDS encoding alanine racemase, yielding MNRVTIDAAALRHNIHIIDGWMKEHQAEWALVAKAICGHPETISALSKMGVGAFADSRLRNLRAIRNNAPGKGIWYLRLPHLGAVSEVISMTDVSLNSEEEVIVELNEEAGRQGKSHGIIVMIEVGDLREGIVPGRLVEFYENIFRLPNIRVLGIGANIGCLSGAVPNPDQFMQLALYKELLELKFKKKLPLISAGASSALPLLLEGGLPQGINHFRIGEAVFLGTDLVRGGILPGLRSDAITLEVEVIEIKEKSLIPMGDTSLITPFETSFEQPDIEGSATRRGYRAIVSIGQLDTDIGGLTPRNPQFKIAGASSDVTVLNIGEEDMGMKLGDVVKFDVNYSALVRLMNNSYTERVLLPEPERARAKVELAHA
- the trxA gene encoding thioredoxin, with the translated sequence MSNAAANAVLKVTDQSFVDTVKSNKILIVDCYADWCGPCRMIAPIVEDLANEYSGRVAFAKIDVDQSPAVSRQFHISSIPTLLFFKDGEMIDRQIGALPKHALQARVEALLGN
- a CDS encoding redoxin domain-containing protein; translation: MKTLLSLALATMMLASIGCGQSGSKQAAVKVDDAKKLNFTYKTTAGETVDARQYYGKVVLVDVWDTWCGPCRKGIPHLIDLYNEYQGKVEIVGLAFAREGAPKVQAFSDQMKINYPVGIFGDEAAQVFGRPRSIPTLFIIGKDGEIAETVVGYRPKEFFEQKIQSLL